Proteins found in one Bacillus sp. BGMRC 2118 genomic segment:
- a CDS encoding DUF910 family protein — protein MKTLYDVQKLLLKYGTVIYIGDRISDLELMEEELRELFHSQLLDAQDFKMAQLIVRQALQQEIEKRKRNE, from the coding sequence TTGAAGACATTATACGATGTACAAAAATTATTATTAAAATATGGAACAGTCATTTACATAGGTGACAGGATATCTGATTTAGAATTGATGGAGGAAGAACTAAGAGAACTCTTTCATTCACAATTATTAGATGCACAAGATTTTAAAATGGCACAATTAATTGTGAGACAAGCATTGCAGCAAGAAATAGAAAAAAGGAAAAGGAATGAGTAG
- a CDS encoding ROK family glucokinase, with the protein MEQKWYVGIDLGGTTIKMAFVTTEGEIEHKWEIPTDTSQNGELITTSIASSLEQKLQQLSVSKDQLIGVGMGAPGPVNMENGFIYEAVNLGWINYPLKDRLEKATGLQAVIDNDANLAAIGEMWRGAGEGAKNLIAVTLGTGVGGGVIANGDIIHGVNGAAGEIGHYTSIPEGGASCNCGKTGCLETIASATGIVRQAMEQLSEESNSTLEALIKQKNKLTAKDVLDAARNGDPLANTVIDQTCFHLGLAIANLSNGVNPEKIVIGGGVSKAGDILLPRIKHYFEKFAFPRVAKGADIAIATLGNDAGVIGAAWLVKTKIG; encoded by the coding sequence TTGGAACAAAAATGGTATGTCGGAATTGATTTAGGTGGCACAACGATTAAAATGGCCTTTGTAACAACAGAAGGTGAGATAGAGCATAAGTGGGAAATCCCAACTGATACAAGCCAAAATGGTGAATTAATCACGACAAGTATTGCTAGTTCACTTGAACAAAAACTACAACAACTAAGTGTATCTAAAGATCAATTAATTGGTGTTGGGATGGGGGCACCAGGACCTGTTAATATGGAAAACGGGTTCATTTATGAAGCAGTAAATTTAGGATGGATAAACTATCCATTAAAAGACAGGTTAGAAAAGGCAACCGGTTTACAAGCAGTCATTGATAATGATGCAAATTTAGCTGCGATCGGTGAGATGTGGAGAGGTGCAGGAGAAGGGGCAAAAAATCTTATCGCAGTAACACTAGGTACTGGTGTTGGCGGTGGGGTTATTGCAAATGGTGACATCATCCATGGTGTAAATGGTGCAGCAGGAGAAATCGGCCATTATACTTCTATTCCTGAAGGTGGCGCTTCTTGTAACTGTGGAAAAACAGGCTGTCTCGAAACAATTGCGTCTGCTACTGGAATTGTTCGTCAAGCGATGGAACAATTAAGTGAAGAATCGAATTCAACTCTAGAAGCTTTAATTAAGCAAAAGAATAAGCTGACAGCAAAAGATGTGTTAGATGCCGCAAGAAACGGTGATCCGTTAGCTAATACTGTTATTGACCAAACATGCTTTCATTTGGGGCTAGCTATAGCTAATTTATCTAATGGAGTAAATCCTGAGAAAATTGTAATAGGTGGTGGAGTATCAAAAGCTGGTGATATTCTCCTACCTCGCATTAAACATTACTTTGAGAAGTTTGCGTTCCCTCGCGTAGCAAAAGGGGCTGATATAGCAATCGCCACATTAGGTAATGATGCGGGTGTAATTGGTGCAGCTTGGTTAGTAAAGACAAAGATAGGATAA